In Sylvia atricapilla isolate bSylAtr1 chromosome 25, bSylAtr1.pri, whole genome shotgun sequence, a genomic segment contains:
- the SNRPC gene encoding U1 small nuclear ribonucleoprotein C isoform X2 — protein sequence MPKFYCDYCDTYLTHDSPSVRKTHCSGRKHKENVKDYYQKWMEEQAQSLIDKTTAAFQQGKIPPTPFSAPPPAGAMIPPPPSIPGPPRPGMMPAPHMGGPPMMPMMGPPPPGMMPVGPAPGMRPPMGGHMPMMPGPPMMRPPSRPMMVPTRPGMTRPDR from the exons ATGCCCAA GTTTTACTGTGATTACTGTGACACGTACCTCACCCATGACTCG CCCTCCGTGAGAAAAACCCACTGCAGTGGCCGGAAGCACAAGGAAAATGTCAAGGACTATTACCAGAAATGGATGGAGGAGCAAGCCCAGAGCCTGATTGACAAAACAA CGGCTGCATTCCAGCAAGGGAAAATTCCACCGACGCCGTTCTCGGCACCGCCTCCAGCCGGAGCCATGATTCCACCTCCTCCCAGCATCC CTGGCCCCCCCCGGCCCGGCATGATGCCAGCCCCACACATGGGGGGACCCCCAATGATGCCAATGATGGGCCCACCCCCTCCAGGAATGATGCCAGTTGGACCTG ctcctgggatgaGGCCGCCCATGGGAGGACACATGCCAATGATGCCAGGGCCCCCAATGATGAGACCCCCCTCCAGACCCATGATGGTGCCAACCAGGCCGGGAATGACCCGTCCAGACAGATAA
- the SNRPC gene encoding U1 small nuclear ribonucleoprotein C isoform X1: MPKFYCDYCDTYLTHDSPSVRKTHCSGRKHKENVKDYYQKWMEEQAQSLIDKTIAAAFQQGKIPPTPFSAPPPAGAMIPPPPSIPGPPRPGMMPAPHMGGPPMMPMMGPPPPGMMPVGPAPGMRPPMGGHMPMMPGPPMMRPPSRPMMVPTRPGMTRPDR, encoded by the exons ATGCCCAA GTTTTACTGTGATTACTGTGACACGTACCTCACCCATGACTCG CCCTCCGTGAGAAAAACCCACTGCAGTGGCCGGAAGCACAAGGAAAATGTCAAGGACTATTACCAGAAATGGATGGAGGAGCAAGCCCAGAGCCTGATTGACAAAACAA TAGCGGCTGCATTCCAGCAAGGGAAAATTCCACCGACGCCGTTCTCGGCACCGCCTCCAGCCGGAGCCATGATTCCACCTCCTCCCAGCATCC CTGGCCCCCCCCGGCCCGGCATGATGCCAGCCCCACACATGGGGGGACCCCCAATGATGCCAATGATGGGCCCACCCCCTCCAGGAATGATGCCAGTTGGACCTG ctcctgggatgaGGCCGCCCATGGGAGGACACATGCCAATGATGCCAGGGCCCCCAATGATGAGACCCCCCTCCAGACCCATGATGGTGCCAACCAGGCCGGGAATGACCCGTCCAGACAGATAA